A window from Puniceicoccaceae bacterium encodes these proteins:
- a CDS encoding Gfo/Idh/MocA family oxidoreductase codes for MNRRDFVKTASGATAAAFVAPLFSIGRAGIPANSRLNVAMIGAGNIASMAYAGTPNENWVALCDVDSTYLDEAKATHANAANARTFRDFREMFDKMGGEIDAVCISTPDHTHFAATLWAMQHDCHVCTQKPLTRTVWESRALLQAASEKPHLITNMANQGHTYDGIRQAREWIEHGLIGEVKTVHSFESGPKWGNRWFQKPPSFPPPFEAIPETLEWDLWLGPLYPREFSSYYHPLKWRSFWDLGTGMLGDWFCHTCDGPVWSLGLYQPEYVELIGKDGDNGLTFIPDRSIVKWHFPARANHPACDLFWYDGGLRPQRPEKWSWGPVPARGSYFEGSENTLFLDERSNNPRLVNREEMIAFSRNGQPAERYERTVEKDPFKEWVAAIKGEGPLPGSRFEYAARLTEVALLGVLAQRFGGRLDWDAAQGRITNRPELNAFLREPCRRDWIIGETYPMQLDDSLRQPTL; via the coding sequence TCAGCATTGGCCGAGCGGGAATTCCCGCCAACAGCCGCCTCAATGTCGCCATGATCGGTGCGGGCAACATTGCAAGCATGGCCTATGCGGGAACCCCCAATGAAAACTGGGTTGCGCTCTGCGATGTCGACTCCACCTATCTCGACGAAGCCAAGGCAACCCATGCCAACGCTGCCAACGCCAGAACCTTTCGCGACTTCCGGGAAATGTTTGACAAAATGGGTGGCGAAATTGACGCCGTTTGCATTTCCACTCCAGACCACACGCATTTTGCCGCAACGCTCTGGGCGATGCAGCACGACTGTCATGTCTGTACGCAAAAACCGCTTACCCGCACCGTTTGGGAATCCCGCGCACTGCTCCAGGCGGCAAGCGAAAAGCCCCACCTCATCACCAACATGGCCAACCAAGGTCATACTTATGATGGAATTCGCCAGGCACGGGAGTGGATCGAACACGGTCTCATCGGTGAGGTCAAAACCGTGCACAGTTTCGAATCGGGTCCCAAATGGGGCAACCGCTGGTTCCAGAAACCTCCCAGTTTTCCACCTCCCTTCGAAGCAATTCCGGAAACACTCGAATGGGATCTCTGGCTGGGTCCACTCTACCCCCGGGAGTTCAGCTCCTACTATCATCCACTGAAATGGCGTTCGTTCTGGGATTTGGGAACTGGCATGCTGGGAGACTGGTTTTGCCACACCTGTGATGGACCCGTCTGGAGTCTGGGCCTCTACCAACCCGAATACGTGGAACTGATCGGCAAGGACGGCGACAACGGCCTGACGTTCATCCCGGACCGCTCCATCGTCAAGTGGCACTTCCCCGCACGCGCAAACCATCCTGCCTGTGACCTTTTCTGGTATGATGGGGGTCTTCGCCCACAACGCCCGGAAAAGTGGAGCTGGGGTCCAGTCCCTGCACGGGGTTCCTATTTTGAGGGAAGTGAGAATACCCTTTTCCTCGATGAGCGTTCCAACAATCCGCGATTGGTCAACCGTGAGGAAATGATTGCATTCTCCCGCAACGGACAACCCGCAGAACGCTACGAACGCACCGTCGAAAAAGATCCCTTCAAGGAATGGGTCGCCGCCATCAAGGGCGAAGGCCCACTGCCGGGTTCCCGATTTGAATACGCCGCACGCCTCACCGAGGTGGCCCTTCTCGGTGTGCTTGCACAACGCTTCGGCGGGCGTCTCGATTGGGATGCCGCACAGGGACGCATCACCAACCGTCCCGAACTCAACGCATTCTTGCGCGAACCCTGCCGGCGGGACTGGATCATTGGTGAAACCTACCCCATGCAACTGGACGACTCCCTTCGCCAACCCACGCTCTAG